Genomic segment of Planctomycetota bacterium:
TCGGTACGGCGGACGGGCAGGCGGCGCTGAGTTTTCTTTTCACCAGCAACTCGGACGCGCGAACCTTTCACTGGCATCGCTGGACCTCGGACGCGGCGTTTCAGATTGCCGCGGGGTGGCATCACGTGGCGGTGGCCTATGAGTTTGGAAAACCGGAGACCATCAAGGGCTGGATTGACGGGCAGCCCACAGTGGGAAAATGGGATGTGGACGGCCCCACCACCGATCCGCCCGTGGTGGATGATGATGATGTATGGATCGGCACGTCACTGAACGGCAACGCTGGCAACAGCCTCATCGGCCTGATCGACATGGTGGCCATTCACCGCCAGCGCGTCTCCGATCGGGAGATGGCCGGTCGTTTCCAGAGAAGGGGCGGCCCGCTCGTCGTGGTGCCCGAGAAGGCGGAGATGCCCGAGCTGGGGCCAATCGCTGGCGGGAAGGTGCTCGTGCAATTCAGCGAGGGATTGCCCGCCTTCAACCGCTGGCCCGGCACGGCGGAGCGACCGGCGGAGACCGAGCGCTGGATGAGCGATCTCTTCCTGCTGCCGCGCATCCCGCTGCGCTATGACGATTGGGGCATCCGCTCGGACTGGAAGGCACCGCTGATGCTCAGGCTGTCGGCGGATGTGAAACTGCCCCAGGGATCGCGACGCTTTCTCCTCCGCGCGCGTGCGCTGGCACGGCTGTGGGTGGATGGGGCAATGATCGCCGAAACGAAGCCGGCGGATGCGAGCACGCCGAATGGACATGATCTCGTCACCCCATTGGCGGAGCCGCCGCTGCCGGGGCTGCGGGTGAAGGACTATCATTATCAGGAAGTGTTTGGCACGGCGCAGCTTTCGCGGAAAGGCCCGTCGCGCGTCGTTTTGGAAGTGGTCGTCGGTGGTAAAAACCAGCGCACCGAAACAGGCGAGGTGTGCGTGGCCATCGAGACGGAGGACGGGAAGTCGTTTTCCGTTCTCCGCGCTGGGGACGAGCCCGGCTTGCCTCTGACGGATGCCGCCGTTGCGCCCGTTCTTGCACGGTTGGAAACCGCCTTGTCCGATCTCGATGATACGAACCGTCGGGCCGCGGTGCGGTCTCGCGATGCGTTCTGGAAGAGGCGGCATGCCATTGCCCGGGAATGGGTGATGCAGAATCCTCCCCCCTCGCCATTGAGGGACGGACACCCGATCGATGCCTTCATCGATGCCAAGATCGAAGCGGCCTTGGCCTCGAACGCCGCGGCTTCCAGCGACTCCGGCGCGTTCCAAAAGGACATTCTGCCCATCCTCCAGGAAAAGTGCTTCCGCTGCCACGGCGAAAAAAATCAAGGCGGGCTGAAGCTGAACTCGCGTGCGGCGGCGCTGCGCGGGGGTGATTCGGAGATCCCCGCGATTGTGCCAGGTAAACCGGACGCCAGCGAGATGATCGTGCGCCTCTGCACCGCCGACGACTCCATCGTCATGCCGCCATCGGGAGAAAGGCTAAGTAAGGCGCAGATAGCCGCGCTGGAGAAGTGGATTCGCGACGGCGCCGCTTGGCCGGCCGCGCCGGTCGCCGCCGAGCGTCTCGCCAAAACCGCCGTCGTCGGCGATGAGGCGTTTCTCCGCCGCGCGAGCCTTGACCTTATCGGACTGCCCCCGACGGCTGCGGAAGTCCGGGCTTTTCTCGACGACCGGGCGGTCGACAAGCGAACCCGCCTGATCGACCGCTTGCTCGCCGACGAGCGTTGGGCGGAGCACCAAATGGCCGACTGGTTGGACCTGCTGGCCGAGAATCCCACGCTCATTAACGCCTCGCTCAACAGCACCGGTCCATTTCGCTGGTTTCTGTTCGATGCCCTGCGCGATGGCAAGGGGCTCGACCGCATCGTCACCGAACTAATGATGATGCGCGGGGACGTTGGCCGGGGTGGCAGCGCGGGTTTCGCGCTGGCGGGAGAAAACGACTCCCCCTTTGCCGCCAAGGGGCACATCATCGCCGCCGCATTTTTGGGTATCGAATTGCAGTGTGCACGCTGTCACGACTCGCCCTACCACAGCACCACGCAGCGCGATTTGTATTCGCTGGCGGCGCTGCTCTCGCGCAAGACGGTGACCGTGCCCGCTACGAGCCGGGTGCCGGCCGGATTCTTCGAGAAGAAGGGACGCGAATCGCTCATCCACGTTACACTCAAGCCCGACGAACCGATCGCGCCTTACTGGCCCTTTGCCGCCGCTACTGGTGCGGCCGATGGCAGCCGCATCGACCGTCTGATGGACGATCCGAAGGACACGCGGGAGCGTTTTGCCGCCCTCGTTACTTCACCGGAAAACCGGCGCTTTGCGAGGCTCTTCGTGAACCGCGTTTGGAAACGGCTTATGGGGTCTGGCTTTGTCGAACCTGCCCACGACTGGGAAGGCCGCGAGGGTAGCCACCCCGAGCTGCTCGACTGGCTGGCCGGTGATTTCGCGGCGCACGGTTACGATCCCAAGCATCTCATGCGGCTCATCACCACCTCCGCTGCCTATCAACGCGAGCCGACCGTGGAAAACCTTGCCGCGCTGCCGGCGAACGAGCGGTTTTTCAGCGCGCCGGGCCGCCGCCGCCTGACTGCCGAAGAGATCGTGGATTCGCTGCACGCCGCCGCCGGAAAACCGATTGACTCCGAGGAAATCACCTTTGTCCACGATGGCCGTCATGCGCTGGACAAGAGACAAACCCTCGGCGTGCCGCGCCGCGCGTGGATGTTTGCCAGCCTGAACAACGAGCGCGACCGCCCAAGCCTGGCCTTGCCTCACGCGCAGACGACCGTGGACGTGCTGGAAGCCTTTGGATGGAACGGCTCGCGGCAGATGCCCATCTTCGAGCGCGCCACGGACCCGAACCTTTTGCAACCCGGCATCCTCGCCAACGGCACACTGGTGCAGTCGCTGTCACGCGCCTCGTGGCGCAGCGAGTTGGCCGATCTCGCGGTGAAGGCGAAGTCCCCCGACGCGCTCATTGACGAGATTTTCCTGCGGTTCCTGAGCCGCAAGCCGCGCCCTGCGGAACGCGATGCCTTTCTGCCGGCTCTTCGCGAAGGATTCGAGACGCGGCTCGTTCCGGCGGACGAACAAGCAGCGCCCAGAGTAGCTGAGCCTTTGCCGCAGGTGACTTGGCTGAACCACGTCAGCCCCGAGGCCAACTCCATCCAGCTCGAGGTGGAAAAGCGCGTCCGGCAAGGACCGCCCGCCGATCCCCGTCTGCGCGGCGCATGGCGGGAGGTTTACGAAGACCTCGTCTGGAGCGTGATCAATGACCGGGAATTCGTGTGGATTCCCTGAACCCGCGGATTATTATGAACCCCTTTTTCTCGATGCACCGCAGACACTTCCTCCAATCCACCGCCTCACTGGCAGGTGCGGCCCTCTTTTCTCGCCCGCTCATGGCCGCCCCGGAACCGGCGCTCATCAAGGGAAAGGCCGAGCACGTCATCTCCATCTGGCTCGGCGGCGGCATGGCGCAGACCGACACCTTCGACCCCAAACGGCGCGGCGACCCCGCGGCGAAAAAGGCCGGCTCCTACTACGACGCGATCGACACGGCCGTTCCCGGCATCCGTCTGTGCGAGCATCTGGGCAAACTCGCGCCGCTGATGGAACGGGTGACGGCGGTGCGCACCGTGCATCATGACGTCATCGACGAGCACGCCGCCGCCACCAACCGCATGCACACCGGCCGCCCCATCAGCGGCACCATCAGCTATCCTTCGATCGGCTCCATCATTGCTCACCAGCGCGGCTCCGCCTCCGGCGACGCGCCGCCCTATGTGCTGATCGGCTACCCGAACGTCACCCGCGGCCCAGGATTCCTCGGCGCGCAGTCCGGCTATCTTTACCTCACCGACACCAGCCGTGGCCCGGCAGGTCTCTCCCGTCCGCCCGATATCAGCACGGAGCGCCAGGAGCGTCGCGGCCGTTTTCGCGCCGCCATGCAGGCCGCGGCCCCGCTGACCGAAGACTCGAAACTAAAAAGCTACGATGCCGCCATCGAACAAAGCCTGAAGTTCAGTGGCCCGGCCTTCAGCCGCGTATTCCAACTCGACCAGGAGCCCGGTGACCTCCGCCAGCGCTACGGCGGCGAGTTCGGGCAGCGCTGTTTGCTCAGCCGCCGGCTCGTCGAGCAGGGGGTCCGCTTCGTCGAGGTCTCGCACAACCTGAACTTCCTCAACGGCACCGGCTGGGACACGCACAACCAGGGCATTTTGAAACAGCACGAGTTGATCAAGGAACTCGACAGCGCCGTCGCCGCCCTGATCGCCGATCTCGAAGCGCGGCGTCTGCTTGATAAGACTCTGATCGTGATTACCACCGAGTTCGGCCGTCCGCCCGAGTTCGACGGTGGTGGCGGTCGCGGACATCAGGGGAGTGCCTTCACCTGCGTGCTGGCCGGAGGCGGCCTGCGACACCGCGGCGCCTGGGGCGAGACGGATGATCTCGCCAAGAAGATCGTCGCCCATCCGGTCGGCGTGCCCGACTTTTTCGCGACCATCTGCGCCGCCGTCGGTGTCGATTACCGCGCCAACCTCCACGACGGCGACCGCCCCGTGCCGATCACCGACCAAGGGGCGCCGATCAAAGAACTGTTTGGCTGAGGCAAGCACCCGCTCGACGGCAACCTCCGATTTTGTCCCAAGCTTAAGTCAATGCAACTCAATACGCGCGTCAGTCCCGATGAAGAAAAGCGGGAGCAGTTTTGTTTCCTGGAACAGGCGATCGCCCGTGGTCATATCCGCCGGCTCAGTTCTGTTCTTCAAACCAGCCGGCCCATGTATGGGTCGGTGATTCCGTCGGCGCCCGTCTCGACACGGCCGGCGTGACGTTTCTCAAACTGCTCGAACCCCTGTACGAGAAGGCTGAAGTCATACCAGCCCTGACCGCGGCACGGATCGATCAGGATTCTCGTCGGCGCGCTTCCCGCGGTGATGGTCTGGCGTATCGGTTCGGCGCCATAAGCCTGGTCCTTGAAAGTCACGTCGTAGGATTTCCGCGCGTCGGTAGATCTGACTAGCAGCAGGATCTTTCCGGTGAGTTTGCTCGCATCGGCGGGCGTCCGCTCGTAATCGCACTCGATGACCAGCGCGGGATCGTGCGCGCTGCCACGGTGCTCGCGGTAGAAGCCGTTGGGGCCGCTCACGCAAAGGTGATAGAGCCCATTTTCAAAGGACGCCACAGGCCAGGAGTCGGTAAGGCGGTCACCGGCGATGACGGCGTAGGACCGGCTGCCCACGTGCTCGAAGGCGGCCTGCTTTCCATCAGCGTTAGTGGCGGCGTATTTGGCGGGCGTGAAAATGTTGAAGGGAGATCCGGCGGAGCGTGCGCCGAAAACTTCATTGCGCGCTTCCAGCCCGACGACCAGCGTCCTACGATCGTCACTCAAGCGCGCATCGGCATAAAGCTGGTAGGGCAGTGCGCTTGACGGTTTCACGCCGTGTTCTTGTTGCGGCAGATGCGGCGAAGTGCGTGGATCGTCCGCTGTCTTCGCGATTTCCTCCGCCGTCAACATCCGGTAATTGCTGGGCAACGGCTGATACTTGGCGTCGTGGATGCCCTTGATGAACGGCGTCTTCTCCAGCGTGGCGAGCTTCTGGTCTGCGCTCGCATCGAACGGACGAAACGCGGATGTGAGGTCGCCACACACCGTTTTACGCCACAGGCTGATGGTGTTTTCCGCGATTTGCTTGCCGGTTTTCTTACCCAGCCAGTTTTGCACGAAGCGGAACACCGACGTGTGATCGAATACCTGTGAGCAGACTCGCCCGCCGCGGCTCCACGGCGACGCGATGATCATGGGCACGCGGAAACCGAGGCCCGTCGGGCCTTCGCGCGCTTCGTTCTCCGCGACGCCGTGCGCCAGCTCCCGCTCGCGGCGGATGTATTCGACGCCCGTGTCGATGCCGGGCGAGCATTTGCCGGTTTCGGGCTTTGCCGGGTCAGGCGCGGTGAACGGCGGGATGTGGTCGAAGTAACCGTCGTTCTCGTCATAGTTCAGGATGAAGATGGTCTTCTTCCAGACCTCGGGATTCTTCGTCAGGATGTCGATGACCTCGGAGACATACCAACTGCCATACCAGGGCGTCGAAGGATGGTCGCTGAAGTTTGCCGGAGCCACGAGCCACGACACGGCGGGAAGACGGCCGCTGTTCACGTCCTGGCGGAACTGGTGGAGGATGTCGCCCTTGGGGATCTTTAACTCGCGTTTCTCGCCGTTCGCCTCGTAGCTCAGGCTCGCGAGCTGATGCTGGTCGGGATCGCCCAGATTCGTGCTGAAGGCTTTTTCGTAAAGATTCCTCGCTTCGTTGCTGAGCTGTTCGAAGTTTTCCCGGCTCCATTTCTTCAACTCCTCTCGTGCCTGGCGGAGCACATCTTCCTTTTTGGCGATGTCCCTCTTCGACTTTTCCAGCGCCTGCTGCGCCTTGTCGAATGCCTTCTTCGCTGCCGCCGTTCCGCCAGCCTCCGGCAGCGGTTTCGCGAGCACCGCCTTCAATTTCGCGATCTCGCCGGGCAATTCCTCAGTCTGCGATTTGAGTCTCGCGACATAGCGCGGGGAAAAGCGCACGTTGAACTGCGAGAGTTCCTCCAGCGGGTTGTCCCCAAAGTTGGAGAGCCAGCGGCGTTCTTCATCGGAGAATCCCCCGCCGGCGGTGAGCTCGTTTTGGTATACCTTCCAGGAGACGTCGTGCCTCTCGAGCAGCTCCGGAAAGGTCGTCCAGTGCGCCTCGCCATAGGGAACGTCGTTGCGAATGTAGGCCTTCGCGTCGCCGTTCTGCTCGCCGCGAATCGTCCCGGACCAAAGGTAAAGCCGATTCGGCGTGGTGCTGGTCATCGCAGAGCAAAAGTTTTGGTCACAAACCGTGAAGGCGTCGGCCAACGCGTAATTGAATGGCACATCCTCGCGTGTGAAATAGCCCATCGTCATCGGCATGTGCTCGGCGCCTGTGCGTCGGACTTTCTTCGCGTCGATCCAGCGATCGTATTTGCCGTCATGATGCGCATCCACTTGGCTGGAACGCGAGTGCGGCGTGTCGCCCAGCCAGGTGATGTTCGTGCCACGGATGTCGAAGCGGAAGGGCGCATATGTCTCGCCCGCGGCGTTGCTCTGCAACCAGACCGGGTAGCCGTTCGCGAGCCGCATCGCGCGCGGATCGTTGAAACCGCGCACGCCCTTGAGCGTGCCGAAGCAGTGATCGAACGAGCGGTTTTCCTGCATGAGAATCACCACATGCTCGGCGTCCGCATAGGTGCTGCCGGGCGCCGGATCGATGGCCGCCGCCCTGGCGATGGATTCGAACGTGGAACCGTTCCAGCCCATCGCTCCGGAGAGCAGCATGGCCTTTTTGATGAAGTCGCGGCGAGTGCCCATAGGTGTGTGTGGTCAGGGAGGCGGGTGAAATCGGCCGCCAAAGGAGACGCGGAGCCGGGAGGGCAAAAGGGTTACATACACCGGGCGATAATCCACCAACTCTAAGGGAGAGCGAAGTGGGGCGTGCGCTGGGATCAATCAGAGCGGCCTTACTTTTTGCGGTCGATGTATTCCTGTACTTGTACCGGGACGTCACTGCAGATGGCGTCCACGCCCAGGCCGAGCCCAAGGAAGTAATCTTTGAGATTGTGGCCCGGCCAGCCGGTCACAATGAACCCCTGTTTTTGGGCTTCCAGCACAGCCAGACGCGTTGTGCCTTCCATTTTTGCCGCGATTCTTTTGGAGCCGATGGCTCTTGCCGCCTCCATCAGTTCCGGGGTCAGCGGGCCGCCTTTGATCAGCATGATGTCAGCATTGGCGTCTATCTGCTTGATTGCCTTCAGAGGGCGCTGGTCGAAGGAGGTGAAAATATAAGTCGATCCTTGCGGGACGAATGCCGTGACCTTTTGATGCAGCTTGGCGGCATAATTGGTAATACGGGAATCTGGATAAAGCTCCTTGTTGCTGGTCTTCATCTCGAACTCCACATACATGCCGGGCTTGTCCTTCAAGTAAGCAAGCAGTGTGTCCAGGAAGAGCAGCGGCTCGTTCTGCTTCCTGGAACGAACCTTTCTGGCTTCGTCTGCGTTTAAGTGTTCGACCGGCCCTTTGCCGTGATGAGTCCGATCCAGCGAATCATCATGCAGAACCACCAGTTCGCCGTCGTTGGTCAAGCGCACATCAAGCTCATACCCCCTAATACCCTTTTCGTAGCTGCTCTTGAATGCGAAGAGCGTGTTCTCTTCAAACTCGTACGCTCCACCACGGTGAGCGAAATGGAACGGCGTTTTTTCGTCTGCACGCAGTGTGCCGAGAGACATCCATGCGGCAATAACGAAGGCGACTTGGCTAAGAAAGGTGGTTCTAATCATAATCCTGGTTCGCTTCAAAAATGCGAAGAAGGCATTTTGTCGGTTGCGGACGGTAGCCTAACCCGGATCGACGCCAAGTCACGCAAGCGAATTCGCCGACGCCCAGCGGGGTGCCCACGACGGCTTACTATAGTACAATCGACGGACGGCTGCGACCAAACAGGCACGTCGCGCCGTCGGTTTTTTGCTTCAACAACCACCGCACCATTGAGAAGCCGTTTTCATGCTTAAGTCATTTGCAATCTTCCTCGTCTGCGTCGCGCCCTATGCCGCATCGGCTCAAGAGCCCGCCGCTTCTCGCAAGGCGATCCCGCTCTTCAATGGTCGCGACCTGACGGGTTGGTACACTTACACGGTCGAGACAGGCTACGAAAATCCCGGTATCTTCACGGTCGTCGACGGCATGGTCAAAATTGCCGGAGGCAAGGACGACATCGGTTACTTCGGCGGCATGGTCACCAAAGAGGCCTACGGTAATTATCACCTGACGCTGGAGTACAAGTGGGGCGGGCCGACCTACGGCAAACGGAAAGACAAATCGCGCGACAGCGGCGTGCTGCTCCACTGCGTCGGGCCTAACGAACCTGGACCGTGGATGACGAGCTACGAGTTGCAAATCATCGAAGGAGGAACCGGCGATCTGCTTGTGGTCAACGCCACGAAAAAAGACGACGCCGGCAATCCGATTGATCTTTCCGTCACCGCGGAAGTGGCCATGCAGGGCAAACAACGCGTCTACAAGCCGGGGGCCGAGCCGTCGACATGGGTAAACAGCGGGCGCTTGAATTGGTACGGCCGCGACCCCGATTGGAAAGACGTGGCCGGCATTCGCGGCAAGAACGACGTGGAAAGCCCGCTGGGCGAATGGACGAAGGTGGAGTGTATTGCCAAAGCCGATACGGTCACCTATCTGGTGAACGGCAAAGTCGTGAACAAGGCGACCGGGCTAAGCCTGACAAAAGGAAAGATCTTGATCCAGACCGAAGGCGCGGAACTCTACGTCCGCAACATCGTACTGACGCCGCTGGAATGACCTTCCCGCGTAACGACCGAGCCAGCTTGGACAAACGATTCAAAAAGTTTCCTGCGATTGTGTGCCGTGGACGCATAGGAGAGATCACGCAAATCCTAAGGTCTGGGATCCTACGCTGTAGTCGATCTAGCCGTGGGCAGCGGTTTTCAGTCTCGACGCCTCCCACGGCGGCAAAAGCTTAGTGGGTCAGCAGACGTGCGTGCCCGATTCGCCGGCGCCAAGCCCGTCTTAGACGGTCCCGAAAACATGCTTTTCGACAAGGTTCCGCGCTCGGATATGGAATAACTTAGGTTGAGCTCTTTGCTCCGTTGCCGCTTCCCCCTGTTTCCCTCCCTTCATCCCCGCCACGCCCAATGCCCCACCGCATGTTCCAGCTTCTTCGATGGCGTTCGGCTTGCGCCGCAATGCTTTGCGCCGCGTTTCTGTCGTTACCCGTGCGAGCCGACGTTTCGCAACCGGGCGACTTTGCCGAGGGGCGTCAGCCCGCCCTCGCAGCGGCGTGGCGTTTCGACGGCCGAGATTCTTTGGGCGAGTGGCAGCGTCGCGCGCCGGGGCCGCGATCGCCGGTCCATCCATTGTTCGACGCAAGGAACATGGCTGCGGAGTTCGGCTCGCCGGTCGATACGCTGACCGTCGCCCACGAGAACGCACCGCGGTTTCGGCATGGCGACTCCATGACGTTCGACTTCTGGCTTGCGCCCGGCCCGATGCCGGAAAAGAAGCCGGTATTTCTCCTCGCCAAGGGGAGCCCCGAGCGCGCCGGTCGCAACGATGACAACCTCAACTACGGCCTCACGATCGAACGGCTCGGACCCGATTCGATGCGCGTCGGACTGTGCTTCGCGGCCGAGTCGGAAAAGCCGTCGGCGGCCCCCACGCGACATCAATGGTGGAGCGGCACGATCTCCCTCGCCGGCCTGACTTGGCATCACATTGCGGTGACCTACACGTTCGGCGACCCGACGAGCGTCATGCTCTACGTCAACGGCCGCATGCAACTCTTCTCTGGCAAGTGGGAGAACAAGACCCTACGCGGACCAGTCGAGCGCGAGGGGGATCTCTGCATCGGCGGCGGCGACAAGCATTGTTTCCTCGGCCGACTCGACTCGCTGATCTTGCATCGCCGCGTGCTCAAGTCCGACGAAATCGAAACGCTCTACGCCATTCGGCCGCCGCTGCCACCGATCGAGCGTGCCGACGTTGCGCCGGGGCGAGTCCAAGTGGAACTCTGCACCGCGGGCGTCCCCGGCCGTCGCGAATGGCCCGACGCTCCGCCACCCGTCGCGGAAGTGACGACCGAAGCCGCCTTTGGATTCTTCGCGTTGCCGCAAGTCTATCAGGCCGGCGGCGTTCGCGCTGATCCGCCTGCGACGAC
This window contains:
- a CDS encoding DUF1553 domain-containing protein produces the protein MPPRHNSWFFDRRTLCALLLAALGFLSGTFVSDAWAADSPQTVRFDFGTEELGSLISRGGVVRDQAGPRPPEFPNLDADNTAVQLQGYGARFEIKDPGPQSFYKFTNGDVITLEAWIKVESLRTGQPAYIIGKGRTLSPSFGKDNQNWSLRVVGTADGQAALSFLFTSNSDARTFHWHRWTSDAAFQIAAGWHHVAVAYEFGKPETIKGWIDGQPTVGKWDVDGPTTDPPVVDDDDVWIGTSLNGNAGNSLIGLIDMVAIHRQRVSDREMAGRFQRRGGPLVVVPEKAEMPELGPIAGGKVLVQFSEGLPAFNRWPGTAERPAETERWMSDLFLLPRIPLRYDDWGIRSDWKAPLMLRLSADVKLPQGSRRFLLRARALARLWVDGAMIAETKPADASTPNGHDLVTPLAEPPLPGLRVKDYHYQEVFGTAQLSRKGPSRVVLEVVVGGKNQRTETGEVCVAIETEDGKSFSVLRAGDEPGLPLTDAAVAPVLARLETALSDLDDTNRRAAVRSRDAFWKRRHAIAREWVMQNPPPSPLRDGHPIDAFIDAKIEAALASNAAASSDSGAFQKDILPILQEKCFRCHGEKNQGGLKLNSRAAALRGGDSEIPAIVPGKPDASEMIVRLCTADDSIVMPPSGERLSKAQIAALEKWIRDGAAWPAAPVAAERLAKTAVVGDEAFLRRASLDLIGLPPTAAEVRAFLDDRAVDKRTRLIDRLLADERWAEHQMADWLDLLAENPTLINASLNSTGPFRWFLFDALRDGKGLDRIVTELMMMRGDVGRGGSAGFALAGENDSPFAAKGHIIAAAFLGIELQCARCHDSPYHSTTQRDLYSLAALLSRKTVTVPATSRVPAGFFEKKGRESLIHVTLKPDEPIAPYWPFAAATGAADGSRIDRLMDDPKDTRERFAALVTSPENRRFARLFVNRVWKRLMGSGFVEPAHDWEGREGSHPELLDWLAGDFAAHGYDPKHLMRLITTSAAYQREPTVENLAALPANERFFSAPGRRRLTAEEIVDSLHAAAGKPIDSEEITFVHDGRHALDKRQTLGVPRRAWMFASLNNERDRPSLALPHAQTTVDVLEAFGWNGSRQMPIFERATDPNLLQPGILANGTLVQSLSRASWRSELADLAVKAKSPDALIDEIFLRFLSRKPRPAERDAFLPALREGFETRLVPADEQAAPRVAEPLPQVTWLNHVSPEANSIQLEVEKRVRQGPPADPRLRGAWREVYEDLVWSVINDREFVWIP
- a CDS encoding DUF1501 domain-containing protein, giving the protein MHRRHFLQSTASLAGAALFSRPLMAAPEPALIKGKAEHVISIWLGGGMAQTDTFDPKRRGDPAAKKAGSYYDAIDTAVPGIRLCEHLGKLAPLMERVTAVRTVHHDVIDEHAAATNRMHTGRPISGTISYPSIGSIIAHQRGSASGDAPPYVLIGYPNVTRGPGFLGAQSGYLYLTDTSRGPAGLSRPPDISTERQERRGRFRAAMQAAAPLTEDSKLKSYDAAIEQSLKFSGPAFSRVFQLDQEPGDLRQRYGGEFGQRCLLSRRLVEQGVRFVEVSHNLNFLNGTGWDTHNQGILKQHELIKELDSAVAALIADLEARRLLDKTLIVITTEFGRPPEFDGGGGRGHQGSAFTCVLAGGGLRHRGAWGETDDLAKKIVAHPVGVPDFFATICAAVGVDYRANLHDGDRPVPITDQGAPIKELFG
- a CDS encoding phospholipase C, phosphocholine-specific, which gives rise to MGTRRDFIKKAMLLSGAMGWNGSTFESIARAAAIDPAPGSTYADAEHVVILMQENRSFDHCFGTLKGVRGFNDPRAMRLANGYPVWLQSNAAGETYAPFRFDIRGTNITWLGDTPHSRSSQVDAHHDGKYDRWIDAKKVRRTGAEHMPMTMGYFTREDVPFNYALADAFTVCDQNFCSAMTSTTPNRLYLWSGTIRGEQNGDAKAYIRNDVPYGEAHWTTFPELLERHDVSWKVYQNELTAGGGFSDEERRWLSNFGDNPLEELSQFNVRFSPRYVARLKSQTEELPGEIAKLKAVLAKPLPEAGGTAAAKKAFDKAQQALEKSKRDIAKKEDVLRQAREELKKWSRENFEQLSNEARNLYEKAFSTNLGDPDQHQLASLSYEANGEKRELKIPKGDILHQFRQDVNSGRLPAVSWLVAPANFSDHPSTPWYGSWYVSEVIDILTKNPEVWKKTIFILNYDENDGYFDHIPPFTAPDPAKPETGKCSPGIDTGVEYIRRERELAHGVAENEAREGPTGLGFRVPMIIASPWSRGGRVCSQVFDHTSVFRFVQNWLGKKTGKQIAENTISLWRKTVCGDLTSAFRPFDASADQKLATLEKTPFIKGIHDAKYQPLPSNYRMLTAEEIAKTADDPRTSPHLPQQEHGVKPSSALPYQLYADARLSDDRRTLVVGLEARNEVFGARSAGSPFNIFTPAKYAATNADGKQAAFEHVGSRSYAVIAGDRLTDSWPVASFENGLYHLCVSGPNGFYREHRGSAHDPALVIECDYERTPADASKLTGKILLLVRSTDARKSYDVTFKDQAYGAEPIRQTITAGSAPTRILIDPCRGQGWYDFSLLVQGFEQFEKRHAGRVETGADGITDPYMGRLV
- a CDS encoding glycerophosphodiester phosphodiesterase; the encoded protein is MIRTTFLSQVAFVIAAWMSLGTLRADEKTPFHFAHRGGAYEFEENTLFAFKSSYEKGIRGYELDVRLTNDGELVVLHDDSLDRTHHGKGPVEHLNADEARKVRSRKQNEPLLFLDTLLAYLKDKPGMYVEFEMKTSNKELYPDSRITNYAAKLHQKVTAFVPQGSTYIFTSFDQRPLKAIKQIDANADIMLIKGGPLTPELMEAARAIGSKRIAAKMEGTTRLAVLEAQKQGFIVTGWPGHNLKDYFLGLGLGVDAICSDVPVQVQEYIDRKK
- a CDS encoding DUF1080 domain-containing protein, giving the protein MLKSFAIFLVCVAPYAASAQEPAASRKAIPLFNGRDLTGWYTYTVETGYENPGIFTVVDGMVKIAGGKDDIGYFGGMVTKEAYGNYHLTLEYKWGGPTYGKRKDKSRDSGVLLHCVGPNEPGPWMTSYELQIIEGGTGDLLVVNATKKDDAGNPIDLSVTAEVAMQGKQRVYKPGAEPSTWVNSGRLNWYGRDPDWKDVAGIRGKNDVESPLGEWTKVECIAKADTVTYLVNGKVVNKATGLSLTKGKILIQTEGAELYVRNIVLTPLE